The following are encoded together in the Lactuca sativa cultivar Salinas chromosome 1, Lsat_Salinas_v11, whole genome shotgun sequence genome:
- the LOC111915761 gene encoding uncharacterized protein LOC111915761, with the protein MQGNLLDGCKRINLLQSTNTHVDFHVLQPPQFLTLPLYSRSNPHTLFDLNPSAIQVLHNLMKIKKLKSWDKVRAAPNRSVVWDKLRSSSFEYTASTNLDKCHCWEVSHFMEFNRRGK; encoded by the exons ATG CAAGGGAATTTGCTTGATGGTTGTAAGAGGATTAATCTATTGCAGAGTACAAACACGCACGTCGACTTCCACGTTCTGCAACCACCGCAATTTCTCACCCTCCCTTTATATAGTCGATCTAACCCACATACCTTATTTGATTTGAATCCATCAG CAATTCAGGTACTGCACAATTTGATGAAGATCAAGAAGTTGAAATCTTGGGATAAAGTACGAGCTGCACCCAATCGGTCCGTGGTCTGGGACAAGCTGAGATCAAGCTCATTTGA ATATACAGCTTCAACAAATTTAGACAAGTGTCACTGCTGGGAG GTTTCTCATTTCATGGAATTCAACAGAAGGGGAAAATAA